In a genomic window of Polycladomyces abyssicola:
- the rpsP gene encoding 30S ribosomal protein S16, whose translation MAVKIRLKRMGAKKAPFYRVVVADSRSPRDGRFIEEIGYYNPLTEPAQIKINEEKALKWLSNGAQPTDTVNNLFRKAGILKKVHEAKYGK comes from the coding sequence ATGGCTGTGAAAATTCGCCTGAAACGGATGGGGGCCAAAAAAGCGCCGTTCTACCGCGTGGTGGTGGCTGATTCCCGTTCTCCGCGCGACGGTCGTTTCATCGAAGAAATCGGGTACTACAACCCGTTGACCGAGCCGGCGCAAATCAAGATCAATGAGGAAAAAGCCTTGAAATGGCTGTCCAACGGTGCCCAACCGACGGACACGGTGAACAACCTGTTCCGTAAAGCGGGTATCCTGAAAAAAGTGCACGAAGCCAAATACGGCAAGTAA
- the ffh gene encoding signal recognition particle protein, translating into MAFEGLSERLQAALQKLRGKGKVTEADVKAAMREVRLALLEADVNFKVVKEFVDRVRERAVGQEVLKSLTPGQQVIKVVNEELTRLMGGEQSKLTFAQRPPTVIMMVGLQGAGKTTTTGKLARLLKKQNRKPMLVAGDVYRPAAIRQLQVLGEQVGVPVFSMGDKESPVRIAAEGVARAKEEGCDVVLIDTAGRLHIDEAMMEELRKIREEVQPHEILLVVDAMTGQDAVNVAENFHRELGLTGVVLTKLDGDTRGGAALSVKAVTDCPIKFVGMGEKLDSLEPFHPERMASRILGMGDVLTLIEKAQAAVDQERAKELERKMRTQQFTFDDFLDQLQQVRKMGPLDELLGMIPGMGQLKGMKNLQIDEKQLARVEAIIRSMTPEEKQRPEILNASRRRRIALGSGTSVQDVNRLIKQFEDMKKMMKQFTAMTKGGKKKKRGGFRFPFMPQ; encoded by the coding sequence ATGGCATTTGAAGGATTATCCGAACGACTGCAAGCCGCCCTGCAAAAGTTGCGCGGCAAAGGCAAAGTGACGGAAGCCGACGTGAAAGCGGCAATGCGCGAGGTGCGCCTTGCCCTGTTGGAAGCTGACGTCAACTTCAAAGTGGTCAAAGAGTTTGTTGACCGTGTTCGGGAACGCGCCGTCGGGCAGGAAGTGCTCAAAAGCCTCACACCCGGCCAGCAGGTCATCAAAGTGGTGAATGAAGAGCTGACCCGGCTGATGGGCGGGGAACAAAGCAAACTCACCTTCGCCCAGCGACCGCCGACTGTCATCATGATGGTTGGTCTGCAGGGGGCCGGGAAAACGACCACGACCGGCAAATTGGCACGTCTATTGAAAAAGCAGAACCGCAAGCCGATGTTGGTGGCGGGCGACGTCTACCGGCCGGCGGCCATTCGCCAGCTGCAGGTGCTGGGAGAACAGGTGGGCGTTCCGGTATTTTCGATGGGGGACAAGGAAAGTCCCGTTCGGATTGCTGCGGAAGGAGTCGCCCGGGCCAAGGAGGAAGGCTGTGATGTCGTCCTGATCGATACCGCCGGTCGGCTGCACATCGATGAGGCGATGATGGAAGAGCTCCGGAAAATCCGTGAAGAGGTTCAGCCTCATGAGATTTTGTTGGTTGTTGACGCGATGACCGGTCAGGATGCGGTCAATGTGGCGGAAAACTTTCACCGGGAATTGGGATTGACCGGTGTCGTACTGACCAAGCTGGACGGGGATACCCGCGGCGGTGCCGCTCTGTCGGTAAAAGCCGTGACCGACTGTCCTATCAAATTCGTCGGGATGGGCGAGAAGTTGGATTCGCTCGAACCATTCCATCCCGAACGGATGGCTTCCCGAATCCTGGGCATGGGTGACGTTCTGACCCTGATCGAAAAAGCACAAGCTGCGGTCGATCAGGAACGGGCCAAAGAGTTGGAGCGGAAAATGCGTACCCAGCAGTTCACCTTCGACGACTTTTTGGATCAACTGCAGCAGGTGCGCAAAATGGGACCGCTCGACGAACTGCTGGGGATGATCCCCGGCATGGGACAGCTCAAGGGGATGAAAAACCTGCAAATTGACGAAAAGCAGCTGGCCCGGGTCGAAGCGATCATCCGCTCGATGACGCCAGAGGAAAAACAGCGTCCCGAAATCCTCAATGCCAGCCGGCGCCGCCGGATCGCATTGGGAAGCGGGACGAGCGTACAGGACGTCAACCGGTTGATCAAGCAGTTCGAGGACATGAAAAAAATGATGAAGCAATTCACCGCCATGACCAAAGGCGGTAAGAAAAAGAAACGCGGCGGTTTCCGTTTTCCCTTCATGCCGCAGTAA
- the ylxM gene encoding YlxM family DNA-binding protein, which yields MLEKTNRINWLYDFYGPLLTEKQRAMLELYYHEDWSLGEIAEHHGISRQAVFEAIKRAQTALEDLEQRLHLLEKHNRRIAIADEIRKRLEVHPEEKAQIEPLLDALLDLD from the coding sequence ATGTTGGAGAAAACCAACCGGATCAATTGGTTGTACGATTTTTACGGTCCGTTGTTGACGGAGAAGCAACGAGCCATGTTGGAATTGTATTATCACGAGGATTGGTCTCTGGGAGAAATCGCCGAACATCACGGCATTTCCCGTCAAGCCGTATTTGAAGCGATCAAACGGGCGCAGACCGCGCTGGAAGATCTGGAACAACGATTGCACTTGTTGGAGAAACACAACCGCAGGATTGCCATCGCGGATGAAATACGGAAGCGGCTGGAAGTGCATCCCGAAGAGAAAGCGCAGATCGAGCCGCTGTTGGATGCGCTGTTGGATCTGGATTAG
- a CDS encoding KH domain-containing protein encodes MKELIELIAKALVDHPDQVRVTEQVKENTIVYQLSVAPDDMGKVIGKQGRVAKALRTVVGSAAVKADKRVVVEIV; translated from the coding sequence GTGAAAGAGCTGATCGAGCTGATCGCCAAAGCGTTGGTGGACCACCCGGACCAAGTACGGGTGACGGAGCAGGTAAAGGAAAACACAATAGTGTACCAACTGTCCGTCGCGCCCGACGATATGGGCAAAGTGATCGGCAAGCAGGGGCGGGTGGCCAAAGCGTTGCGCACGGTGGTCGGTTCGGCCGCAGTGAAAGCGGACAAACGCGTCGTGGTTGAAATCGTCTGA